The following proteins are encoded in a genomic region of Periophthalmus magnuspinnatus isolate fPerMag1 chromosome 21, fPerMag1.2.pri, whole genome shotgun sequence:
- the popdc2 gene encoding popeye domain-containing 2 isoform X1: MDSNNSTLEDHLLYAPICNGWTNNTEGALYQLGNTILFLGYMGGSGAYGCLFIFGFLSPAFLCLTLWGWMTMCGLDVLSWNGLLLFVCLIQISHLLFRLHQEGLPSEELTSLYQAVYLPLGVPVHVFKQIAGAFENKVVELKAGETYAVEGKTSIDQLSFLLSGRINVSLEGQFLHYIHRHQFLDSPEWESLRPNEEGKFQVTLTAEEDSRYITWRRRRLYLLMSKERYIARLFAVMLGYDIAEKLYNLNNKLYIKSGVLLDIRLPSLYHVLAPSSQGSEGGSGSDGGLIKDPKGEDPSPEDQPSDVSQPEHWRDPEKPTSDRWDPELPSGEDSTSLVLEDFADVAGSLMDYGSEREYLR, from the exons ATGGATTCAAATAACTCTACCCTGGAGGACCACTTGTTGTATGCCCCTATTTGCAATGGATGGACCAATAACACAGAAGGGGCCCTCTACCAACTGGGCAACACCATCTTGTTCCTGGGCTACATGGGAGGCAGTGGAGCCTATGGTTGCCTCTTCATCTTTGGTTTTCTGAGCCCAGCTTTCCTCTGCCTCACCCTCTGGGGTTGGATGACCATGTGTGGCTTGGATGTGTTGAGCTGGAATGGGCTGCTGCTGTTTGTGTGCCTGATTCAGATTAGTCACCTCTTGTTCCGCCTGCACCAGGAGGGGCTGCCTAGCGAGGAGCTCACCTCCTTGTACCAGGCTGTGTACCTACCCCTGGGAGTCCCTGTGCATGTATTCAAGCAGATCGCTGGTGCCTTTGAAAACAAAGTTGTGGAGCTTAAAGCAGGAGAAACATATGCTGTGGAAGGAAAGACTTCCATAGACCAACTGTCGTTCTTACTGTCTGGCAG GATCAATGTCTCTTTGGAGGGGCAGTTCCTGCACTATATCCACCGCCACCAGTTCCTCGACTCTCCAGAGTGGGAGTCACTCCGACCAAATGAAGAAGGAAAGTTCCAG GTGACCCTAACCGCAGAGGAGGACTCTCGTTACATCACATGGCGTCGACGGCGCCTTTATCTGCTCATGTCCAAAGAGCGCTACATTGCTCGTCTGTTTGCAGTCATGTTGGGCTACGACATCGCAGAGAAGCTGTATAACCTCAACAACAAGCTGTACATCAAGAGCGGTGTGCTCCTGGACATCCGTCTGCCCAGCCTCTACCATGTCCTTGCCCCATCATCGCAGGGCAGTGAGGGTGGCAGTGGGAGTGATGGTGGTCTAATAAAAGATCCTAAAGGGGAAGACCCATCTCCAGAGGACCAGCCATCTGACGTGTCCCAGCCTGAACACTGGAGAGATCCAGAGAAGCCCACAAGTGACCGCTGGGACCCAGAGCTGCCCTCGGGTGAGGACTCCACCAGCCTGGTCCTGGAGGACTTTGCTGATGTGGCAGGCTCCTTAATGGACTATGGCAGTGAGAGGGAGTATTTGAGGTAG
- the LOC117389143 gene encoding cytochrome c oxidase copper chaperone — protein MSSLSAASVENVVEEKKPLKPCCACPETKKVRDACIIEKGEENCTQLIEAHKDCMRALGFKI, from the exons ATGTCATCGCTTTCTGCTGCCAGTGTGGAAAACGTGGTAGAGGAGAAAAAGCCCCTGAAACCATGTTGTGCTTGTCCAGAAACGAAGAAAGTCAGGGACGCCTG CATTATTGAGAAGGGAGAGGAAAACTGCACACAACTCATAGAGGCCCATAAAGACTGCATGAGAGCGTTGGGATTcaaaatttaa
- the popdc2 gene encoding popeye domain-containing 2 isoform X2 — protein MDSNNSTLEDHLLYAPICNGWTNNTEGALYQLGNTILFLGYMGGSGAYGCLFIFGFLSPAFLCLTLWGWMTMCGLDVLSWNGLLLFVCLIQISHLLFRLHQEGLPSEELTSLYQAVYLPLGVPVHVFKQIAGAFENKVVELKAGETYAVEGKTSIDQLSFLLSGRINVSLEGQFLHYIHRHQFLDSPEWESLRPNEEGKFQVTLTAEEDSRYITWRRRRLYLLMSKERYIARLFAVMLGYDIAEKLYNLNNKLYIKSGVLLDIRLPSLYHVLAPSSQGSEGGSGSDGGLIKDPKGEDPSPEDQPSDVSQPEHWRDPEKPTSDRWDPELPSDEDIEDPTPPRFLRGRAPLAPTETPKL, from the exons ATGGATTCAAATAACTCTACCCTGGAGGACCACTTGTTGTATGCCCCTATTTGCAATGGATGGACCAATAACACAGAAGGGGCCCTCTACCAACTGGGCAACACCATCTTGTTCCTGGGCTACATGGGAGGCAGTGGAGCCTATGGTTGCCTCTTCATCTTTGGTTTTCTGAGCCCAGCTTTCCTCTGCCTCACCCTCTGGGGTTGGATGACCATGTGTGGCTTGGATGTGTTGAGCTGGAATGGGCTGCTGCTGTTTGTGTGCCTGATTCAGATTAGTCACCTCTTGTTCCGCCTGCACCAGGAGGGGCTGCCTAGCGAGGAGCTCACCTCCTTGTACCAGGCTGTGTACCTACCCCTGGGAGTCCCTGTGCATGTATTCAAGCAGATCGCTGGTGCCTTTGAAAACAAAGTTGTGGAGCTTAAAGCAGGAGAAACATATGCTGTGGAAGGAAAGACTTCCATAGACCAACTGTCGTTCTTACTGTCTGGCAG GATCAATGTCTCTTTGGAGGGGCAGTTCCTGCACTATATCCACCGCCACCAGTTCCTCGACTCTCCAGAGTGGGAGTCACTCCGACCAAATGAAGAAGGAAAGTTCCAG GTGACCCTAACCGCAGAGGAGGACTCTCGTTACATCACATGGCGTCGACGGCGCCTTTATCTGCTCATGTCCAAAGAGCGCTACATTGCTCGTCTGTTTGCAGTCATGTTGGGCTACGACATCGCAGAGAAGCTGTATAACCTCAACAACAAGCTGTACATCAAGAGCGGTGTGCTCCTGGACATCCGTCTGCCCAGCCTCTACCATGTCCTTGCCCCATCATCGCAGGGCAGTGAGGGTGGCAGTGGGAGTGATGGTGGTCTAATAAAAGATCCTAAAGGGGAAGACCCATCTCCAGAGGACCAGCCATCTGACGTGTCCCAGCCTGAACACTGGAGAGATCCAGAGAAGCCCACAAGTGACCGCTGGGACCCAGAGCTGCCCTCGG acgAAGACATTGAAGATCCCACACCTCCTCGATTCCTGAGAGGCCGTGCTCCATTGGCCCCGACTGAGACCCCCAAACTGTGA